The sequence below is a genomic window from Scatophagus argus isolate fScaArg1 chromosome 8, fScaArg1.pri, whole genome shotgun sequence.
GAGAAAGGACCTCGGAATACCAGCCGGTTAAGGTGAATAAGACTCAGCTGTGGGAAGGAAACTACTCATACAATGCTAGACTTTCAGGGATTTATTAAGGATTGAAGAATTACTTGAAAGggcttgtgtttatttatgtctaTGAAAAGCATAATGCAGGAAAAAGTTGAGAAGTTGAAGACTATGAAGCTGTGAATGTCGAAGAGGATTTATAAAGCAGCACTGCACTGATAGAAACTGAACTTGAACCCCTACCTCAACTTTGTTGGGAACAAGGGTGAAATGAAGACCACTACTGATTGTTAAAATCTATTATGCATTTGGATGTCTCATCTGGCCTCGATGTTGCTTAAGAAATGATGTCGTTTTCCTCCACACAGTCAGCACCTCCTGTCATCACACCCCGTCATGTTTTTCATCATCTCAGTGCTATGAAGGAGGGGTTTTCTTATAGACTGAACGATATGCAGGTTTTCTTCGTCTTCTTGCACTTGAATGTTGGCATTAGAAAAGGGATTTTAGGTATTCCACCACAAAAAAGTGATCTCATGGTATATTTCCACCATGAAGCACTGGTTATTTATGTTCACTGAATGACTTTTTACCTCCTTTCTTTTTGAATGATTCTTTTTAGTCATAATGCATGAAAATAGGACTTGAAATGAAAGATACTACACTGTATGTATTCATTTATTGTAATACCAGACTTTGGTATGGAAACAGCCAAATCGCCAGCATTACTGCTACTGACCCACTTGATGAGTGTTTGAGAGAATATGCTGAGATCAGTGGTTCTCAACCTTTTTCTAGCATGACCACCTTCAGCAGCTCAAAAAGTCCACCCCCCAGCCACACAATTAATCAGTCACTAACAGTGATACAGTAGGGGAAGCAACCAATGAACGAATGAAGGTATCaacaaattcttttttgttttctctacGTAAATCATATTCAGTCAGCTTTGTCACTTATTATTTTCCCCCAGGAGGGTCCACCACCAGTTTGAGAACCACCATCTTATATAAATACCAGCTCTAATCTGACTGGTTAAAGTCATTTGCTGTTGCCTTTAATTTATTTGGAAAGCAATATTTATTGGGAAGATGTTTATCATATTTTGCTCTTGACATAtcctctgtattttttattttcaatgcagTTTCCTTATCTGGTCAGTTTTAATTTGAGCAGATATAGTAGCATCATGTTATAAAGCCACTGGAGCATCATGTCTCACCCGTCCATTTAAATTTGCCTTTGGTTTTTGTAGTGTGGAAAGTTGTCCACAGAGTCATTATTCATTGTAGGTGTTTACTTTAGAATAAAAGGTTTGTCACtcctcaggtttttttttattagaaaattaagtttcattttgtcaaactgCCTCTGCCGTTTACATAAACAGATCATCCTAGCTTGTGGAGAATGATTTTGTACTTTGACTTCTCTCTGCTACATCACAAATTGTAGGGCGTGGAGAAAATTAATGACTGGGAGAAACCTTTAAAGGAGAgctgattttacacatcaaagtctcTTTACAGGTCTTAGGGAGCACTACTGCatatatgaaaaacaaactgcactcCGGGCAGGGCCATATAATCTGGGTGTGTGGAGTTGGAGGTGAGATTACCACATCTCTGTCACcactcatctctgcttgaggctaCATGAGCCGCTAGTGGCCTAATGCATTCCAAAATCTCCCAACAGAACTGTGTGCAGTCGAGCTgtattgtgggtaatgtagacAACCAGGTTTTAACTTTATTTCTCGTCAAAACCGAGTGCCCTTTCTGTGTTTCTACAGCATCAATTTTGATACTTCTTAAAAACAACTCAACTGTAAGTTCAGCAGTGTTATAGGAGTGCAGATCTAAATTGTTAGTCCTAATTATTCTTGGTTTTACTGTGTTGGGACTCCGTGGAAAAGAGAAATTTACAAGTAAAATTGGGAATAAATCAGCATTCTTACATATTCAGAAGAGGTTCTCTTGAGATTAGAAAATGCAAGAAATATCTACCCTCTGAAGTTCCTCTAATGGCTATCGCAGCACTAATTACATGTaccatgtactgtatgttgcatCCCATTTTGTACTGACACTCACGCATGCCAAATAGCTACAGCGTCTACAGCTTTACAGAGTCTGAAGTTTTGAGGGTTAACCTATTTCAGTGTTCCACTCCAGTTAATGGGGTTGAGGCGCAGCAGCTCTCGCTCCTTCAAGGCCTCCTGGGAACGTGTTAGAGCTCtgtccctccatctctgctccattagctgcacacacacacacacagacatgaggaAAAACCTCAGACACTCCCTATGTTGTAACCTGAGAGCAGCCAGAAAGTTGAAGCATTTTCAGGACACCGCTGAATGGtgcataaacacaaaagcattaaCAGTGGAAacgtaatgtgtgtgtgagacaataCCCTCTTGTTCTCATCTCTGTAAGCTGTCATTGCCTTGATGTGCCGGATCCTTTGCTCCCTGTCTGTTGAAAGGGCAAGGTGGTCCACTTCTTGGATGTACTTGGCTTCTTGCACTTTACTGgccagctgcagcttcagtgcTGCGCATTTGTCCTCCATCTGCCTCTTTAACTGCTCTCGCAGCTCCTTCCTACAGGACAGAAAGACTTTTCTCCATCACCAAAGTATATGCAGTTTGTAATGCATTCCTCATTTGGAGGAGATTTAGAGGATAAAAAAGTGgaggttctttttttttttacctgtactcttctctctcactgcttGTTCCATAAAAAGGTTTTCGCCATGCTTGATGATACCTAACACATGGACCAACTACAGATCAGAGACTTTGAACTTAACTCTCCAAAGCAAAGTTGGCATCAGTAGTTCTCAGTTAAAATAGTCATTTACAGTGAGGTGTACAGTGATGCTCCCACCTGTAATGCTCTCTCCTTTGCAAGATGAGTGTCCtctggtggttgtggtggtgaaCTGCTGGTGTCTCCAGACTTACGGTGCGTTTATGGACCAAAGGGGGATGTAAAGGGTTCAGTCTTGGAATACTCTGGAGAGCAGATttatgcaatgttttttttatttttttattttttatctcaAAGCAAACACCATCTTCCTATCAGTAAGGAGAATCAGACATTATATCAGTAGTATCAGTAACTCTGTTCTCACCTGATTGCTCGTCCACAGCTTGGCAGAGTCTGTGATAATGGGAAACTCCATGTGAGTGACCACCAGGCAGCGATTCTGTTGGACAGGTGTGTCATGAGGAATACACACTGGTGTGGAAGCTAATGAGATGGCTGCTGTGGTAATGAGGATTGAGACAAATGGAATCACAGCACGTTTAATATGTTTACTAGTGGCTCTAAGGCAGATAACAAACgggaaaaacaaagctgtttctTACGTAGTTTCATTGTGGAGTCCAAGTTCTTCTGATTGCCCACCAAAGAAGTCCAGTCTTTGTGGAATAAaacttcccaaaatgttaaatccTGCACTATTTAACAGTGTAGTTCTATTATTAGTAAATCATAACACAACATCCAAATATAAATCTTGAAAATTTTTGTACCGGTGCTAGTTAAAGATTAAACCGCAACATGCCAGTGCATTCACTGAGTGTTTTGCGGTGGCAACAGTTGCCTTGGGAATCCGGTTACCCCCCACCAGAAGAAAGCTGCTGCATGGAGTCTGAGGCCATGCATCAGTGCCCTCAAGAAGAAAGATAATTAGCCTGACAAATCGAACAACCAGATATGGTCTGAAGATGTCTCCGGGTGGCATAAGAAAACCAGTCAGATTGATTGAATAAAGCACTTCCAAATCAATTCAAGTTAAaccatttaaaacattttattattcattcaatAAAACTTACTGAAGAACACTTATACCTTCAGAAAGTCACCGCATAATTGCAAAGAAATCCAGGTTTAACATTGTAAGCTCATCATAATACTAATATTGTTAGATAACTGCGCCACAACAAATCTTCCTTGCAGTTCCTTAAACTCTGTGTTTCAGATTCCAAGTCTTTCATGGTTCTCCCACAGCCAGGCGTGGTATTTGTTTAACTTGTGGTCTTCAGGTGTCACCTTTGACATAAGAgatgtaaaaattaaatatcagATTTGGCATTGATTATAATCACACAACTAATGTGATCCACTGAAAGCAAAAGAGCTGGGATTACACTCACCTGCCTCCATTCTCCCACACAGAAGATCCTGTAGGAGTCGTTGCCATACTTCCCAATGCCATGTAGCTCAATGGGGTAACGCCACTGTTTAGTCAGATATTCATctacacagaaaacagattacaatggttttattttttttttggggggggggggcaatatTTGCTATGTCAAGTTTTGGAAACAGAATTAAGAGGACATTAATTATTGCAATTGTGAACCCTTTCAAAGTCATCTAAAATTGTCAGATTGGCCAGCCCTACAACACGTTAACACTGCAATAATTTTGAAATTACTGTGCACAAATATtctgcatgtacacacaaatgGATATTGTAATCATCACATGCACTGGACAAGCACATGCACCTGAGAAGCGGATGAGTGTTTTAGCTCTGAGCTCATACAGGCCCAGCGGCTTCATAAGTTCAGACATGGGCTTCCAGTCGGCCTCCCGGGTCACCTCTGCAGAGGGGTACCGCTCAAAGAACTGCCACAGGACTGGTATTGCCATCTTGcctggaatgtttttttttttgttttttaagtaatAGGAAAAATGGTAGACATGAGTACCAATTCATACAATGCTATTACAGTGcaaagtgtgtatgtaaatTCTGGATCTTACCACTGGTCTTATTTAGAAAAACTGTGGCCACCAGGAGCTTCCAGGGGTCATGGAAAAGA
It includes:
- the LOC124063599 gene encoding uncharacterized protein D1044.6-like isoform X2 produces the protein MKLPAISLASTPVCIPHDTPVQQNRCLVVTHMEFPIITDSAKLWTSNQSIPRLNPLHPPLVHKRTVSLETPAVHHHNHQRTLILQRREHYRYHQAWRKPFYGTSSEREEYRKELREQLKRQMEDKCAALKLQLASKVQEAKYIQEVDHLALSTDREQRIRHIKAMTAYRDENKRLMEQRWRDRALTRSQEALKERELLRLNPINWSGTLK
- the LOC124063599 gene encoding uncharacterized protein LOC124063599 isoform X1, with the protein product MKLPAISLASTPVCIPHDTPVQQNRCLVVTHMEFPIITDSAKLWTSNQSIPRLNPLHPPLVHKRTVSLETPAVHHHNHQRTLILQRREHYRYHQAWRKPFYGTSSEREEYRKELREQLKRQMEDKCAALKLQLASKVQEAKYIQEVDHLALSTDREQRIRHIKAMTAYRDENKRVLSHTHITFPLLMLLCLCTIQRCPENASTFWLLSGYNIGSV